The following coding sequences lie in one Capsicum annuum cultivar UCD-10X-F1 chromosome 5, UCD10Xv1.1, whole genome shotgun sequence genomic window:
- the LOC107872453 gene encoding WAT1-related protein At3g30340 isoform X2: protein MNFFQKWKAIAVMIFVEFALAVVNALCKKVLNEGVNQLVITTYRLSIAVIVLTPIACFLERNFISHLTGRVVCSLFFSAVLGGTFTQNFFLFGLKYTSSTFSCAFINMVPINTFIMALLLGQENLNMKCKSGRAKALGTLCCLGGALVLTLYKGMPLINQSAPEVEVNHNIKSWIFGSTFLFAGSVAWSSWFLIQARIGKEYPYHYSSTAIMSLLGAIQSAILSLIIDRNTSTWFLKGTLEISTVIYAGVVGSGLCYVVMSWCVKQKGAVFTSAFCPLIQIFAAVIDISILHEQIHLGRI from the exons ATGAATTTCTTTCAGAAATGGAAGGCAATTGCTGtaatgatttttgttgaatttgctCTGGCTGTTGTAAATGCTCTATGCAAAAAGGTTCTCAATGAAGGAGTGAATCAATTGGTGATCACTACATACAGGTTATCAATCGCTGTGATTGTCTTAACCCCCATCGCATGTTTCCTAGAAAG GAATTTTATATCACATTTGACAGGTCGCGTTGTCTGTTCTCTGTTTTTCAGTGCAGTTTTGGG GGGTACGTTCACTCAAAATTTCTTCCTGTTTGGACTAAAGTACACCTCATCAACATTTAGTTGCGCATTCATCAATATGGTTCCCATCAACACATTCATCATGGCATTATTACTTGG GCAAGAGAACCTAAACATGAAATGCAAAAGTGGGAGAGCGAAGGCATTAGGAACCTTATGTTGTCTTGGTGGAGCCTTAGTACTAACTCTATACAAAGGAATGCCATTGATAAATCAGTCAGCACCAGAAGTTGAAGTGAACCACAATATAAAGAGTTGGATTTTTGGTTCAACGTTTCTATTCGCTGGGAGCGTCGCTTGGTCTTCGTGGTTCCTCATACAAGCTAGGATTGGGAAGGAATATCCTTACCATTATTCAAGCACAGCAATAATGTCATTGCTTGGAGCCATTCAATCTGCAATCTTGAGCTTGATTATTGACAGAAACACATCCACATGGTTTCTCAAAGGAACTTTAGAGATCTCAACTGTCATATATGCT GGAGTGGTGGGATCAGGTTTATGCTATGTGGTCATGTCATGGTGTGTAAAGCAAAAGGGTGCAGTATTCACCTCTGCATTTTGTCCTCTCATTCAGATTTTTGCTGCTGTGATTGATATCTCCATACTTCATGAACAAATTCACCTTGGAAG GATCTAA
- the LOC107872453 gene encoding WAT1-related protein At3g30340 isoform X1 produces MNFFQKWKAIAVMIFVEFALAVVNALCKKVLNEGVNQLVITTYRLSIAVIVLTPIACFLERNFISHLTGRVVCSLFFSAVLGGTFTQNFFLFGLKYTSSTFSCAFINMVPINTFIMALLLGQENLNMKCKSGRAKALGTLCCLGGALVLTLYKGMPLINQSAPEVEVNHNIKSWIFGSTFLFAGSVAWSSWFLIQARIGKEYPYHYSSTAIMSLLGAIQSAILSLIIDRNTSTWFLKGTLEISTVIYAGVVGSGLCYVVMSWCVKQKGAVFTSAFCPLIQIFAAVIDISILHEQIHLGSILGSILVIIGLYILLWGKSKDTENLTNPPTEKNGEAILPVTSSSSHT; encoded by the exons ATGAATTTCTTTCAGAAATGGAAGGCAATTGCTGtaatgatttttgttgaatttgctCTGGCTGTTGTAAATGCTCTATGCAAAAAGGTTCTCAATGAAGGAGTGAATCAATTGGTGATCACTACATACAGGTTATCAATCGCTGTGATTGTCTTAACCCCCATCGCATGTTTCCTAGAAAG GAATTTTATATCACATTTGACAGGTCGCGTTGTCTGTTCTCTGTTTTTCAGTGCAGTTTTGGG GGGTACGTTCACTCAAAATTTCTTCCTGTTTGGACTAAAGTACACCTCATCAACATTTAGTTGCGCATTCATCAATATGGTTCCCATCAACACATTCATCATGGCATTATTACTTGG GCAAGAGAACCTAAACATGAAATGCAAAAGTGGGAGAGCGAAGGCATTAGGAACCTTATGTTGTCTTGGTGGAGCCTTAGTACTAACTCTATACAAAGGAATGCCATTGATAAATCAGTCAGCACCAGAAGTTGAAGTGAACCACAATATAAAGAGTTGGATTTTTGGTTCAACGTTTCTATTCGCTGGGAGCGTCGCTTGGTCTTCGTGGTTCCTCATACAAGCTAGGATTGGGAAGGAATATCCTTACCATTATTCAAGCACAGCAATAATGTCATTGCTTGGAGCCATTCAATCTGCAATCTTGAGCTTGATTATTGACAGAAACACATCCACATGGTTTCTCAAAGGAACTTTAGAGATCTCAACTGTCATATATGCT GGAGTGGTGGGATCAGGTTTATGCTATGTGGTCATGTCATGGTGTGTAAAGCAAAAGGGTGCAGTATTCACCTCTGCATTTTGTCCTCTCATTCAGATTTTTGCTGCTGTGATTGATATCTCCATACTTCATGAACAAATTCACCTTGGAAG CATTTTGGGGTCCATTTTGGTTATTATTGGCTTGTATATTCTTCTATGGGGTAAAAGCAAAGACACAGAGAACTTGACGAATCCTCCAACAGAAAAGAATGGGGAGGCTATACTACCTGTTACTTCCAGTTCATCTCATACTTAA